One Pyrus communis chromosome 4, drPyrComm1.1, whole genome shotgun sequence genomic region harbors:
- the LOC137730911 gene encoding uncharacterized protein has product MWVQPLAVVMAVKPRSSPHGGSRRAASVVAQKSNIPSVDSVTQQRLILPNSTSKSTTPSSQTQPLLFSSSSAITPSVRTVNALRIRPTAELGLLSVLLVLSAAFAAVFSVAILCIPTINAMRRLAVAVGKLSNVVSREVPGTLYSLKLSSVEINDLAKQLAALREQISTTGFGKNSE; this is encoded by the exons ATGTGGGTTCAGCCGCTTGCAGTGGTCATGGCGGTCAAGCCGCGGAGCTCTCCTCACGGCGGCAGCCGCAGAGCCGCCTCTGTAGTTGCCCAGAAATCCAATATTCCATCTGTAGATTCTGTGACGCAGCAACGGCTGATACTCCCAAACTCCACTTCCAAATCAACGACTCCATCCTCCCAAACGCAACCGCTgctattttcttcttcctctgctaTTACTCCGTCCGTACGCACCGTCAATGCTCTGCGGATTCGACCCACCGCCGAGTTGGGCCTCCTCTCTGTCCTCTTAGTCCTCTCCGCG GCTTTTGCGGCAGTTTTCTCCGTCGCCATACTTTGCATTCCTACGATAAAC GCTATGAGAAGATTGGCAGTTGCAGTGGGAAAACTATCCAATGTGGTGTCCCGGGAGGTGCCCGGAACGTTATATTCTCTCAAACTCTCCAGCGTTGAGATCAACGACTTGGCCAAGCAGCTTGCTGCTCTCAG gGAACAGATTTCCACAACTGGGTTTGGCAAGAATTCAGAGTGA
- the LOC137730910 gene encoding aspartic proteinase oryzasin-1-like isoform X2, which produces MRFKGLVVAICMWVWSGSLAADTKSSDGLLRIGLKKQPLDLTRLNAARITRSQVSQPSDLKSNIVDLKNYGDTQFYGDIAIGTPPQRFAVVFDTGSSNLWVPSSRCILSISCYFHSKYRASLSSTHTKIGIPSKIPYGSGSISGYFSEDNLKIGDVIVRDQEFVEITREGFLTFLTARFDGVLGLGFQDISVGEATPVWFNMAQQGHMSQQIFSIWLNHDPTSKVGGEIVFGGFDWRHFTGDHTYIPISRKGYWQIEVGDVIVADKSTGLCKGGCGAIVDSGTSFLAGPTTIVAQINHAIGADGFVSLECKNVISTYGNLIWEYLVSGARPDIVCVDIGLCSYGGSRNINNYIESVTENKIGKESSVDETPSCTLCEMIVYWVQLQLKKQIEKEKIFSYVNELCEKLPNPLKRSFVNCDNIAFMPDITFTIRNKSFTLSPEQYILKVEEKCSTVCLSGFTALDVPPPQGPLWVLGALFLGAYHTVFDFGNLRVGFAKAT; this is translated from the exons ATGAGGTTTAAGGGACTTGTGGTTGCAATTTGTATGTGGGTTTGGTCAGGCTCCTTGGCTGCTGATACAAAATCCAGTGATGGGTTACTGAGAATTGGTCTAAAGAAGCAGCCTTTGGACCTCACCAGATTGAATGCTGCAAGAATCACCAGGTCACAAGTTTCCCAACCCAGTGATCTCAAATCCAACATTGTGGATCTGAAAAATTATGGGGACACCCAGTTTTATGGGGACATTGCTATTGGCACCCCACCGCAGCGCTTCGCTGTTGTCTTTGACACCGGCAGCTCCAATCTGTGGGTCCCATCTTCAAGATGCATCCTTTCT ATTTCTTGCTATTTTCATTCTAAATACAGGGCAAGCCTTTCGAGCACTCATACCAAAATTG GAATACCCTCCAAAATTCCTTATGGGTCTGGTTCGATTTCCGGCTACTTTAGTGAAGATAATTTGAAAATTGGGGATGTTATCGTCAGAGATCAA GAATTTGTTGAGATTACAAGGGAAGGATTCCTAACATTCTTAACGGCACGGTTTGATGGAGTCCTTGGACTTGGATTTCAGGATATTTCTGTTGGTGAAGCCACACCAGTGTG GTTTAACATGGCGCAACAAGGTCATATGAGCCAGCAAATTTTCTCCATCTGGCTAAATCATGATCCAACATCGAAGGTGGGAGGTGAGATCGTCTTTGGTGGATTTGATTGGAGGCACTTTACTGGTGATCACACCTACATCCCAATTTCACGAAAGGGTTACTGGCAG ATTGAGGTTGGAGATGTTATTGTTGCAGACAAATCTACAG GACTGTGCAAGGgcggttgtggtgccattgtaGACTCAGGGACATCCTTCCTTGCTGGTCCAACT ACTATTGTGGCTCAGATCAACCATGCCATTGGAGCAGACGGATTTGTGAGCTTGGAatgtaaaaatgtcatttccaCTTATGGAAATTTGATATGGGAATATTTAGTATCTGGg GCGCGGCCTGATATAGTGTGTGTGGACATCGGTCTATGTTCATATGGTGGTTCTCGGAATATAAA CAATTATATTGAGTCAGTGACTGAGAACAAAATCGGGAAGGAATCATCAGTCGATGAAACTCCTTCATGCACCTTGTGTGAAATGATAGTCTACTGGGTTCAACTACAGcttaaaaaacaaatagaaaaggaaaaaatatttAGCTATGTGAATGAG CTGTGCGAGAAGCTTCCAAATCCGCTAAAAAGGTCATTCGTCAACTGTGATAACATTGCATTCATGCCGGATATTACATTTACGATCAGAAACAAATCCTTCACCCTCTCTCCAGAACAG TACATACTTAAAGTAGAAGAAAAATGCTCCACTGTCTGCCTTAGTGGATTTACTGCTTTGGATGTGCCTCCTCCACAAGGTCCTCTATG GGTTCTCGGAGCTCTGTTCTTGGGAGCATACCACACAGTGTTTGATTTCGGTAATCTCAGGGTAGGATTCGCAAAAGCTACGTAG
- the LOC137730910 gene encoding aspartic proteinase-like isoform X1, translated as MRFKGLVVAICMWVWSGSLAADTKSSDGLLRIGLKKQPLDLTRLNAARITRSQVSQPSDLKSNIVDLKNYGDTQFYGDIAIGTPPQRFAVVFDTGSSNLWVPSSRCILSYECLQISCYFHSKYRASLSSTHTKIGIPSKIPYGSGSISGYFSEDNLKIGDVIVRDQEFVEITREGFLTFLTARFDGVLGLGFQDISVGEATPVWFNMAQQGHMSQQIFSIWLNHDPTSKVGGEIVFGGFDWRHFTGDHTYIPISRKGYWQIEVGDVIVADKSTGLCKGGCGAIVDSGTSFLAGPTTIVAQINHAIGADGFVSLECKNVISTYGNLIWEYLVSGARPDIVCVDIGLCSYGGSRNINNYIESVTENKIGKESSVDETPSCTLCEMIVYWVQLQLKKQIEKEKIFSYVNELCEKLPNPLKRSFVNCDNIAFMPDITFTIRNKSFTLSPEQYILKVEEKCSTVCLSGFTALDVPPPQGPLWVLGALFLGAYHTVFDFGNLRVGFAKAT; from the exons ATGAGGTTTAAGGGACTTGTGGTTGCAATTTGTATGTGGGTTTGGTCAGGCTCCTTGGCTGCTGATACAAAATCCAGTGATGGGTTACTGAGAATTGGTCTAAAGAAGCAGCCTTTGGACCTCACCAGATTGAATGCTGCAAGAATCACCAGGTCACAAGTTTCCCAACCCAGTGATCTCAAATCCAACATTGTGGATCTGAAAAATTATGGGGACACCCAGTTTTATGGGGACATTGCTATTGGCACCCCACCGCAGCGCTTCGCTGTTGTCTTTGACACCGGCAGCTCCAATCTGTGGGTCCCATCTTCAAGATGCATCCTTTCT TATGAATGTCTGCAGATTTCTTGCTATTTTCATTCTAAATACAGGGCAAGCCTTTCGAGCACTCATACCAAAATTG GAATACCCTCCAAAATTCCTTATGGGTCTGGTTCGATTTCCGGCTACTTTAGTGAAGATAATTTGAAAATTGGGGATGTTATCGTCAGAGATCAA GAATTTGTTGAGATTACAAGGGAAGGATTCCTAACATTCTTAACGGCACGGTTTGATGGAGTCCTTGGACTTGGATTTCAGGATATTTCTGTTGGTGAAGCCACACCAGTGTG GTTTAACATGGCGCAACAAGGTCATATGAGCCAGCAAATTTTCTCCATCTGGCTAAATCATGATCCAACATCGAAGGTGGGAGGTGAGATCGTCTTTGGTGGATTTGATTGGAGGCACTTTACTGGTGATCACACCTACATCCCAATTTCACGAAAGGGTTACTGGCAG ATTGAGGTTGGAGATGTTATTGTTGCAGACAAATCTACAG GACTGTGCAAGGgcggttgtggtgccattgtaGACTCAGGGACATCCTTCCTTGCTGGTCCAACT ACTATTGTGGCTCAGATCAACCATGCCATTGGAGCAGACGGATTTGTGAGCTTGGAatgtaaaaatgtcatttccaCTTATGGAAATTTGATATGGGAATATTTAGTATCTGGg GCGCGGCCTGATATAGTGTGTGTGGACATCGGTCTATGTTCATATGGTGGTTCTCGGAATATAAA CAATTATATTGAGTCAGTGACTGAGAACAAAATCGGGAAGGAATCATCAGTCGATGAAACTCCTTCATGCACCTTGTGTGAAATGATAGTCTACTGGGTTCAACTACAGcttaaaaaacaaatagaaaaggaaaaaatatttAGCTATGTGAATGAG CTGTGCGAGAAGCTTCCAAATCCGCTAAAAAGGTCATTCGTCAACTGTGATAACATTGCATTCATGCCGGATATTACATTTACGATCAGAAACAAATCCTTCACCCTCTCTCCAGAACAG TACATACTTAAAGTAGAAGAAAAATGCTCCACTGTCTGCCTTAGTGGATTTACTGCTTTGGATGTGCCTCCTCCACAAGGTCCTCTATG GGTTCTCGGAGCTCTGTTCTTGGGAGCATACCACACAGTGTTTGATTTCGGTAATCTCAGGGTAGGATTCGCAAAAGCTACGTAG